A window of Caldalkalibacillus uzonensis contains these coding sequences:
- a CDS encoding adenosylcobinamide amidohydrolase, which yields MMELRQVSGGYEAFKVKQINLTLRKGEFFALLGPNGSGKSTLLKLMTGVLSPEQGEICLNGTPLARYGSVQKAKLISVLGQEEHVSFDFTVEEIVALGRYPHQHGLFNWLSAEDERVITEAMEATHVAHYRKQPFRLLSGGEKQRVLLAKALAQEPQLLFLDEPTNHLDLKHTFNLLNMLKEWQRSKALTVFAILHDINVAALYADRLGLMKDGYLQVVNDVHLLKDEDRIEDIYRVRVNAQAHPQLDKPQFMLTPKEEQGQASPSLLAGYRLTQDEKLLYLCFDHPLKVMANSVWGSGISWAAHFCNFHVPKHYNCSNPESDVKRWLEERSIPVQQAIGMMTAVDLEDYVLLEREEAPFQLLAVVTAGTGNAVDISQNHDLQTLRQIGTINTMVFIDGHLTDGAFVNAVMTATEAKAKALATLQVKDKATGTLATGTSTDSVVIAATQRGKKTPYAGSATVLGKALGQLVYQATLQAIQKYWRRLGVTSAERG from the coding sequence ATGATGGAACTTCGTCAGGTGAGTGGGGGCTATGAGGCATTTAAGGTTAAACAGATCAACTTAACCTTGCGCAAGGGGGAGTTTTTTGCCCTGCTTGGTCCTAACGGCAGTGGTAAATCGACGCTGCTGAAGTTGATGACCGGGGTGTTGTCTCCTGAGCAGGGAGAGATCTGCTTAAATGGAACTCCCTTGGCCCGTTATGGGAGTGTACAGAAGGCGAAGCTGATCAGTGTGTTGGGGCAAGAAGAGCACGTGTCCTTTGATTTTACAGTGGAAGAAATTGTGGCCCTGGGACGCTACCCCCATCAGCATGGTTTGTTCAATTGGCTGTCGGCTGAAGATGAACGGGTGATCACAGAGGCCATGGAAGCCACCCATGTGGCCCACTATCGCAAGCAGCCGTTTCGCTTGTTGAGCGGTGGGGAAAAACAGCGGGTGCTGCTGGCCAAAGCATTGGCCCAGGAGCCTCAGCTTCTGTTCCTGGACGAACCAACCAATCACCTGGATTTAAAGCATACCTTTAACTTGCTGAACATGCTCAAAGAGTGGCAGCGCAGCAAAGCCTTAACCGTATTTGCTATTTTGCACGACATTAATGTAGCTGCTTTGTATGCGGATCGGTTGGGCTTGATGAAAGATGGTTATCTGCAAGTGGTCAATGATGTTCATCTCCTCAAAGACGAGGACCGTATTGAAGACATCTACCGGGTGCGGGTCAATGCCCAGGCCCATCCCCAGCTGGATAAGCCACAATTTATGCTGACGCCAAAAGAGGAGCAGGGCCAAGCATCTCCTTCCCTGTTAGCAGGGTACCGCTTAACCCAGGACGAAAAGCTGCTTTATTTGTGTTTTGACCATCCATTAAAAGTGATGGCTAACAGTGTGTGGGGGAGCGGAATCAGTTGGGCGGCTCATTTTTGTAATTTCCACGTTCCCAAGCACTATAACTGTTCCAACCCTGAGTCAGATGTAAAGCGCTGGCTAGAAGAGCGATCCATTCCTGTTCAGCAGGCGATTGGCATGATGACAGCGGTTGATCTGGAAGATTACGTCCTCTTGGAGCGGGAAGAAGCCCCTTTTCAACTGCTGGCCGTGGTCACGGCCGGAACAGGCAATGCCGTTGATATTTCCCAAAACCATGACCTGCAGACGCTCAGACAAATTGGCACGATCAACACGATGGTGTTTATTGATGGCCACCTGACCGACGGTGCGTTTGTCAATGCGGTGATGACGGCGACAGAAGCCAAGGCAAAGGCCCTTGCCACTTTACAGGTGAAAGATAAGGCTACTGGCACTCTAGCCACTGGCACCTCCACAGACAGTGTGGTGATTGCGGCTACCCAGCGCGGTAAGAAAACACCGTATGCCGGATCGGCCACCGTACTGGGCAAAGCCCTGGGCCAGCTGGTTTACCAGGCAACACTACAAGCGATTCAGAAGTACTGGCGCCGGCTTGGGGTAACTTCTGCAGAAAGAGGTTAG
- the gcvH gene encoding glycine cleavage system protein GcvH — translation MNLPKELKYSEEHEWVRVEGNKAYIGITDFAQSELGDIVFVELPEVDDEVEQDSPFGSVESVKTVSELYAPVSGKVLEVNESLEDEPELVNSDPYGDGWMIVVEMSDTSELDKLMSAEEYEKMVTEND, via the coding sequence ATGAACCTACCTAAGGAATTGAAATACAGCGAAGAGCACGAGTGGGTTCGCGTGGAAGGCAACAAGGCATACATAGGAATTACTGATTTTGCTCAATCTGAATTAGGTGATATTGTTTTTGTAGAACTGCCCGAAGTGGATGATGAAGTGGAACAGGATTCTCCTTTTGGCAGTGTAGAATCTGTTAAAACGGTTTCGGAGTTATATGCACCTGTGAGCGGAAAAGTATTAGAAGTCAACGAAAGCCTGGAAGATGAACCGGAACTGGTCAACTCTGATCCATATGGTGATGGGTGGATGATTGTCGTGGAAATGTCAGATACCAGTGAACTGGATAAGCTCATGTCCGCTGAAGAATATGAAAAAATGGTCACCGAAAATGACTAA
- the cobD gene encoding threonine-phosphate decarboxylase CobD: MQWPSHGGQPEQMWNMFHQSRPQSVLDFSANLNPLGPPDYIQELIFSALKQIRRYPDPNYEEPRQAIAQAEGLPSEKVLLTNGGAEAIFLVAHWLRNKRALIVHPTFGEYERACQQHGLQITPLFLSHPPRFEWPLGEIVAHLSDVDVIFLAQPNNPTGTLLDADTIRSILSAARRHGCYVVVDEAFVDFLPQADSLTPWLKEAPHLILLRSLTKMFTIPGLRLGYILADEAVIEELAAKQMPWSVNALAAALIPHLVADQTFVARTRDWLLAETQFLRTALTGLKFETSPFTANFYLLRDGRSERWSKEQAVSEAEALLAFLLGKGIVPRHTHTFKGLDGEWLRFAVRSREENEKLVAALAEWTEQRW, from the coding sequence GTGCAGTGGCCAAGTCATGGCGGGCAACCTGAACAAATGTGGAACATGTTTCATCAGTCTCGTCCCCAATCGGTGTTAGATTTTAGTGCCAATTTGAACCCGTTGGGCCCTCCGGATTATATCCAGGAGCTCATCTTTTCCGCGTTAAAGCAGATCAGACGTTATCCGGATCCAAACTATGAGGAACCGCGCCAAGCGATCGCCCAGGCAGAAGGCCTGCCGTCTGAAAAGGTGCTGTTAACCAACGGAGGAGCAGAAGCGATTTTTCTCGTAGCCCATTGGTTACGGAACAAGCGGGCCCTGATTGTCCATCCTACCTTTGGGGAGTATGAGCGGGCTTGCCAGCAACATGGGCTTCAGATTACGCCTTTGTTTCTCTCTCATCCTCCCCGTTTTGAGTGGCCCCTGGGGGAGATCGTGGCTCATCTTAGTGATGTTGATGTCATTTTTTTGGCCCAGCCTAATAATCCAACAGGCACACTGCTTGATGCTGACACAATCCGCAGCATCTTGTCAGCAGCCCGGCGTCATGGATGTTATGTGGTGGTTGATGAGGCGTTTGTCGATTTTTTGCCACAAGCGGACTCCCTCACACCATGGCTAAAAGAGGCGCCCCACTTGATCTTACTGCGCTCCCTGACAAAAATGTTCACCATTCCAGGCTTGCGGCTGGGATATATCTTGGCTGACGAAGCGGTCATTGAGGAGCTGGCCGCCAAACAAATGCCCTGGAGTGTCAATGCTTTAGCGGCCGCCTTAATTCCACACTTGGTGGCTGATCAGACGTTTGTAGCACGGACCCGTGACTGGCTGTTGGCTGAAACCCAATTTTTAAGAACAGCCTTAACTGGCTTAAAATTTGAAACCTCACCGTTCACGGCCAATTTCTATTTACTGCGCGATGGCAGGTCTGAAAGGTGGAGCAAAGAGCAAGCAGTGAGCGAAGCTGAGGCGTTGCTTGCCTTCTTGTTAGGCAAAGGCATTGTGCCCCGTCACACGCATACCTTCAAAGGGTTGGACGGGGAGTGGCTCCGTTTTGCCGTCCGCTCTCGAGAGGAAAATGAGAAATTGGTAGCAGCCCTTGCCGAGTGGACTGAACAAAGATGGTGA
- a CDS encoding histidinol-phosphatase HisJ family protein: MPDVKEESAMFDYHVHTSFSADSKLPMDVACQAAIDKGVTEIAFTEHLDYFYPNCPLTFEFDYHDYARTVDELRKRFGDHLHILKAVEIGLHPSVKSRNEQFVRDHQFDFIIGSVHIADDLDLHNGDYFKGKQLDQALHLYFETVYHCVRDNPYFHVLGHLDLIKRYVHYLKADHTCIDWRRYDHLIAETLKELINTGRGIEINMSGYRYKLNCALPELPVIKLYRQLGGEIITIGSDAHHQAHIAHHFEQAYHLLVEVGFKYITVYREGQPRFISVGETRKPNERGTKR, encoded by the coding sequence ATGCCAGATGTAAAGGAAGAAAGTGCCATGTTTGATTACCACGTGCATACCTCATTTTCAGCTGACTCCAAACTCCCAATGGATGTGGCCTGTCAAGCGGCCATTGACAAGGGAGTGACTGAAATCGCCTTTACTGAACATTTGGATTATTTTTATCCCAATTGTCCGTTGACCTTTGAATTCGATTATCATGATTATGCCCGCACAGTGGATGAGCTGAGAAAGCGGTTTGGAGACCATCTGCATATCTTAAAGGCAGTGGAGATTGGCTTACATCCCTCGGTAAAAAGTAGGAATGAACAGTTTGTCCGGGACCATCAGTTTGACTTTATCATTGGTTCCGTCCATATTGCTGATGACTTGGATCTGCACAACGGTGACTATTTTAAAGGTAAACAATTAGATCAAGCCTTGCATCTCTATTTTGAGACTGTGTACCACTGTGTGCGGGATAACCCCTATTTTCATGTGCTAGGTCATCTGGATCTGATCAAACGTTATGTGCACTACTTGAAAGCGGATCATACCTGTATCGATTGGCGGCGCTACGATCACCTCATTGCTGAGACGCTGAAAGAGCTGATTAACACAGGGCGGGGCATTGAAATCAATATGTCTGGTTATCGTTATAAACTGAACTGTGCCTTGCCTGAGCTGCCGGTCATCAAACTTTACCGCCAGCTGGGTGGCGAAATTATCACTATCGGTTCCGATGCGCATCATCAGGCACATATTGCCCACCACTTTGAACAGGCCTATCACTTGTTGGTAGAAGTCGGTTTCAAGTATATCACCGTTTATCGGGAAGGGCAGCCACGTTTCATTTCTGTGGGAGAAACTCGTAAACCGAATGAAAGGGGAACGAAACGATGA
- a CDS encoding bifunctional adenosylcobinamide kinase/adenosylcobinamide-phosphate guanylyltransferase yields the protein MIMFVSGGARSGKSSYAESLCLQLAKKGTPLVYVATAQPLDSEMAERIERHRRQRSGRWQTIEEAKEVDKVINLCQEGSIVLVDCLTIWLSHLLFEDVLSVEEILTAARRMLATAEKRQLSLVLVSNDVNEGVPPVDREVRRYIYALEQVHRLCVAEADQAVQVIAGQGVMWKGDRA from the coding sequence ATGATTATGTTTGTTTCAGGAGGCGCCCGTTCGGGAAAAAGCAGCTATGCCGAGTCCCTCTGTTTGCAGTTAGCAAAAAAGGGCACACCACTTGTCTATGTTGCCACAGCCCAACCGCTTGACTCTGAAATGGCAGAGCGCATTGAGCGGCACCGCCGCCAGCGTTCGGGACGATGGCAGACAATAGAAGAAGCAAAGGAAGTGGATAAGGTCATAAACCTGTGTCAGGAAGGAAGCATCGTCTTGGTCGATTGCCTGACCATCTGGCTTAGCCATTTGTTATTTGAAGACGTCCTTTCAGTGGAGGAAATTTTGACTGCGGCCAGGCGGATGCTGGCCACAGCCGAGAAGAGGCAATTGTCACTGGTTCTGGTGTCCAATGATGTTAATGAAGGGGTTCCTCCAGTTGACCGTGAAGTGAGACGTTATATCTATGCTTTGGAACAGGTTCATCGGCTGTGCGTGGCCGAGGCTGACCAAGCCGTTCAGGTCATTGCCGGGCAAGGGGTGATGTGGAAAGGAGATCGGGCATGA
- a CDS encoding SDR family NAD(P)-dependent oxidoreductase: MRLKDKVVIVTGGASGIGEASARLFAQEGAKVVVADINMEKAEAIAEKIREDNQDSIAVHCDVSNESHVCSLIENTITTFKQLDILFNNAGIILPKRLEEIETAEWNRLFDVNIKSIYLTIKYAIPHLKQTQGNIINMASMTGVIGQRSNAAYSASKGAVIALTKAAAIDYAPFNVRVNAICPAGVKTPLLESWFETQHDPEKARLEQDLSHMLGRTASTEEIARAALFLASEEASFVTGVALPVEGGATLGYGAGIKPEWEYFNHSTDYYQKNMNNTKI, encoded by the coding sequence ATGCGCTTAAAAGATAAAGTCGTCATTGTCACGGGTGGAGCAAGCGGGATCGGAGAGGCAAGTGCTCGCTTATTTGCCCAAGAAGGAGCTAAGGTGGTCGTCGCTGACATCAACATGGAAAAAGCAGAGGCCATCGCAGAGAAGATCAGAGAAGACAATCAGGATTCAATCGCTGTTCACTGTGATGTCTCAAACGAGTCTCATGTTTGCTCGCTGATTGAAAATACCATTACCACATTTAAACAGCTCGATATTTTGTTTAATAATGCGGGAATCATCCTCCCTAAACGTTTAGAGGAAATCGAAACGGCTGAATGGAATCGTTTATTTGATGTTAATATCAAAAGCATCTACTTAACGATTAAATATGCCATTCCTCACCTTAAGCAAACACAGGGTAATATCATTAATATGGCTTCGATGACAGGAGTCATTGGGCAGCGGAGTAATGCGGCCTACTCAGCCAGCAAAGGGGCTGTGATTGCCTTGACCAAAGCAGCAGCCATTGATTATGCTCCGTTTAATGTTCGTGTCAATGCCATTTGTCCGGCAGGAGTGAAAACCCCCCTTCTGGAAAGCTGGTTTGAAACACAGCATGATCCAGAGAAAGCCCGCTTGGAGCAAGATTTGTCCCACATGTTAGGTCGTACCGCTTCTACTGAAGAAATTGCAAGAGCTGCCTTATTTCTTGCTAGTGAAGAAGCTTCTTTTGTTACAGGGGTCGCACTGCCAGTGGAGGGGGGCGCTACGTTAGGTTATGGAGCTGGAATAAAGCCGGAGTGGGAATATTTTAATCATTCAACTGACTATTATCAAAAAAATATGAATAATACTAAAATATAA
- the cobS gene encoding adenosylcobinamide-GDP ribazoletransferase — MSRNWRRNMKEMGGGVAIAFQFLTTLPLPFRPEWQPETLSWALRAYPLVGMVLGVFLGSLVFLLAPFVPVWMLTLVVLSAWIILTGGLHLDGWMDVADAVGSRAPLEKKIAIMKDPHVGSFGIISLVLLLMWKAVFLFAIVEVMLKQEQTALLMLILVGVLGISRWGVLVCLGWLRPFRQEGLAWVWHRSLGKRDLAWGGFPLALTIVLEPWLILLYVNHLLFLLVWMRWSQAQFGGINGDLLGAAIEGGELWGLFSLFICIWFVMG, encoded by the coding sequence ATGAGCAGGAACTGGAGACGGAACATGAAGGAGATGGGTGGCGGAGTGGCCATCGCCTTTCAATTTTTAACCACGCTGCCTCTGCCCTTCCGTCCGGAATGGCAGCCTGAAACTTTAAGCTGGGCCCTAAGGGCCTACCCCTTGGTCGGTATGGTGCTGGGTGTTTTCCTTGGCAGTCTGGTCTTCTTGCTTGCTCCGTTTGTGCCGGTGTGGATGCTCACCCTTGTTGTGCTCTCAGCCTGGATCATTCTAACCGGCGGCCTGCACCTGGACGGATGGATGGATGTGGCCGATGCTGTCGGCTCTCGGGCCCCATTAGAAAAAAAAATCGCCATTATGAAAGACCCCCATGTGGGCAGTTTCGGGATCATTAGCTTGGTTTTGTTGCTGATGTGGAAAGCTGTTTTTCTGTTCGCCATTGTTGAGGTTATGCTGAAGCAGGAGCAGACAGCCCTGCTGATGTTGATTCTAGTGGGGGTGCTCGGTATCTCCCGCTGGGGTGTGCTGGTCTGCCTCGGTTGGCTTCGGCCGTTTAGACAGGAAGGATTGGCCTGGGTGTGGCACCGCTCCTTGGGGAAGCGGGATCTTGCCTGGGGGGGTTTCCCCCTTGCACTCACTATTGTCCTGGAACCGTGGCTGATTCTGCTCTATGTCAATCATCTTTTGTTTTTGCTGGTTTGGATGCGGTGGAGCCAGGCTCAATTTGGCGGGATTAACGGAGATCTGTTAGGGGCAGCAATTGAGGGGGGCGAATTATGGGGACTATTCAGTCTGTTCATCTGTATCTGGTTCGTCATGGGCTGA
- the fucU gene encoding L-fucose mutarotase, which translates to MLKGIPAILSPELMKILMEMGHGDEIVLADGNFPSASLARRLIRSDGHNIPELLEAILTFFPLDTYVEKPVALMQVVPGDPHSPLIWEQYRSIINKHAGQGTQFEMVDRFEFYGRAKSAYAIVATSESALYGNIILKKGVIK; encoded by the coding sequence ATGCTCAAAGGGATCCCTGCTATTCTTTCTCCAGAATTAATGAAGATACTTATGGAGATGGGACACGGTGATGAAATTGTACTGGCAGATGGAAATTTTCCATCTGCCAGTCTCGCCCGCCGGTTAATCCGTTCTGATGGCCATAACATACCTGAACTGTTGGAAGCCATCCTTACCTTTTTTCCCCTTGATACTTATGTGGAAAAGCCGGTGGCGTTAATGCAGGTAGTACCAGGTGATCCTCATTCGCCTTTGATATGGGAACAGTATCGCTCAATCATAAATAAGCATGCTGGCCAAGGTACTCAGTTTGAGATGGTGGACAGGTTTGAGTTCTATGGAAGAGCTAAATCAGCCTATGCCATTGTGGCCACAAGTGAAAGCGCTTTATATGGCAATATCATTCTAAAAAAAGGAGTAATCAAATAA
- a CDS encoding cob(I)yrinic acid a,c-diamide adenosyltransferase, with translation MKIYTRTGDEGQTSIVGGRVSKASAKVEAYGTVDEANSFVGVAIAHLPEEERQIREELEKIQHELFDCGSDLSKKEGAERKYPFKVTEEMVTFLEERIDAYVAEAPELERFILPGGTKAAAYLHVARTVIRRAERQTVRLAEKEKINPWVQKYLNRLSDYFFALARVINHRAGHKDVEYVRSANVFSRRRNKE, from the coding sequence ATGAAAATTTATACGCGTACAGGGGATGAGGGCCAAACCAGTATTGTAGGTGGCCGTGTATCCAAGGCCAGTGCAAAAGTGGAAGCTTATGGCACGGTAGACGAAGCCAACAGCTTTGTGGGTGTGGCGATTGCCCATCTGCCAGAAGAGGAGCGCCAGATCAGAGAGGAGCTGGAGAAAATTCAGCATGAGTTGTTTGACTGCGGCAGTGACTTAAGCAAAAAAGAAGGTGCGGAGCGGAAATATCCATTTAAAGTGACGGAAGAGATGGTCACCTTTTTGGAGGAGCGCATCGATGCCTATGTGGCCGAGGCACCAGAACTGGAGCGGTTTATTCTCCCGGGTGGAACCAAAGCAGCGGCCTATTTGCATGTGGCCAGAACGGTCATCCGGCGGGCGGAACGCCAGACGGTGCGATTGGCTGAAAAAGAAAAGATCAATCCTTGGGTGCAGAAATATTTGAACCGCTTGTCCGATTATTTCTTTGCCTTGGCCAGGGTGATCAACCACCGGGCTGGGCATAAAGATGTGGAGTATGTACGCAGTGCCAATGTGTTTTCCCGTCGACGTAACAAGGAGTAG
- a CDS encoding bifunctional adenosylcobinamide kinase/adenosylcobinamide-phosphate guanylyltransferase — protein MLVMEGFEEWIKQELEQGRDAEHILSQFNTLLGQVRQSEAQRRQSDENSVVFLIMLEMGRGIVPLSALERTWRDLNGWLVQQGSSLSDHVYYIWHGLGKKLK, from the coding sequence GTGTTAGTCATGGAAGGCTTTGAGGAGTGGATTAAGCAGGAACTGGAACAAGGAAGGGATGCGGAACATATATTGTCTCAGTTTAACACTTTATTGGGACAGGTGCGCCAGTCAGAAGCACAAAGGCGTCAAAGCGATGAGAATAGTGTTGTGTTTCTGATCATGTTGGAAATGGGGCGGGGCATTGTACCTTTGTCAGCGCTAGAAAGAACGTGGCGTGATTTAAACGGCTGGCTTGTCCAGCAAGGGTCGTCGCTAAGCGATCATGTGTATTACATCTGGCACGGACTGGGGAAAAAACTGAAATGA
- the cbiB gene encoding adenosylcobinamide-phosphate synthase CbiB — MLAGLTPAWIHLLIILSGAIALDLLVGDPRRLPHPVRWLGSFIAVLEGKWNRGTNRRLKGIGLLTTVVVVVGGLSWLAVWGAYRLHTGVGMLVEIGLIWTSIAIKSLHQAAMEVYRPLQAGQLETARDKLGEIVGRDTDHLNKGEVARGAVETVAENSVDAITAPLFWTLIGGAPLAMVYRAVNTLDAMVGYRNERYKAFGWASARMDDVLNWLPARFTVVALWLAAQMGRVSLVKSKVWHITFRDAPKHPSPNSGWPEAMMAALLGVQLGGINYYQGVPSRRPTLGDNLRPLEAEDIRRSVRLMHGTWLIFSAVLLLALCLWGWLSLYVE, encoded by the coding sequence ATGTTGGCGGGACTGACACCAGCTTGGATCCATTTGCTGATTATCCTTTCAGGAGCGATAGCTCTTGATCTTCTCGTTGGTGATCCTCGCCGCTTACCCCATCCTGTGCGTTGGCTGGGCAGCTTTATTGCTGTTTTGGAAGGGAAGTGGAACAGGGGAACAAACCGCAGGTTAAAGGGAATTGGATTGTTGACTACAGTAGTGGTTGTGGTTGGAGGACTAAGCTGGTTGGCAGTATGGGGAGCTTACCGCCTCCATACAGGAGTGGGGATGTTAGTGGAAATAGGGTTGATCTGGACCAGCATTGCCATTAAAAGTTTGCATCAAGCAGCGATGGAGGTTTACCGTCCCCTCCAAGCAGGGCAGTTGGAAACAGCCCGTGACAAGCTGGGCGAAATTGTAGGACGGGATACAGACCACTTAAACAAGGGAGAGGTTGCCAGAGGAGCGGTGGAAACGGTGGCTGAAAACAGCGTGGATGCGATTACGGCTCCTTTGTTTTGGACCCTGATTGGCGGGGCTCCCTTGGCCATGGTGTACCGGGCCGTCAACACCTTGGATGCTATGGTGGGTTACCGGAATGAGCGTTACAAAGCGTTTGGCTGGGCATCTGCACGAATGGATGATGTGCTTAATTGGCTTCCGGCCCGTTTCACGGTTGTTGCTCTGTGGTTAGCAGCACAGATGGGCCGTGTCAGTCTTGTCAAAAGCAAGGTGTGGCACATTACTTTCCGGGATGCTCCTAAACACCCCAGCCCAAATAGCGGCTGGCCGGAGGCAATGATGGCTGCTCTCTTAGGGGTTCAACTGGGCGGAATCAATTATTATCAGGGGGTTCCTTCCCGGCGTCCCACCTTGGGGGATAACCTCCGGCCGCTTGAGGCGGAAGATATCAGACGCAGTGTGCGGCTGATGCACGGAACATGGCTGATTTTCAGCGCTGTCCTTCTCCTAGCCCTTTGCCTGTGGGGTTGGCTGAGTTTATACGTTGAGTGA
- a CDS encoding FecCD family ABC transporter permease yields MPNSFIPKFLLNKGWLYVFSGGLVVVTALLALFMSSVKVPVADIIHIIIHKLTGWAAGEDIPANVEMIIWDIRFPRVLLSFGVGGALAISGAAFQGLLRNPLADPYTIGVSSGAALGAVIVIFFQLSLFGMFTLPLFAILGGLFALFLVFGMTRLSGRGLAIETIVLAGIIISAFIGSLISLIMALSGEELRSILFWLFGSVGMRGWHYVLLFLPFLVVGIVLLLIHHRDLNALALGEHSAAHVGVEVRRSKLLILIGASLLTGSAVAVSGTIGFVGLVIPHVVRLLAGPDHKHVLPLSILIGGSFLALTDLLARTLIAPQELPVGVITALVGAPVFAFLLLRERAGKGFVR; encoded by the coding sequence TTGCCAAACTCATTTATCCCGAAATTTTTACTGAATAAGGGCTGGCTGTATGTTTTTAGCGGAGGGCTGGTCGTGGTGACCGCTCTCCTGGCCCTGTTTATGAGCAGTGTCAAAGTTCCCGTGGCAGATATCATTCATATTATCATTCACAAGTTGACGGGATGGGCGGCGGGGGAGGATATTCCAGCTAATGTGGAGATGATCATCTGGGACATCAGATTTCCCCGGGTACTCTTATCTTTTGGGGTTGGCGGTGCCTTGGCCATTAGCGGAGCAGCCTTTCAGGGCTTGCTGCGCAATCCCCTGGCTGACCCGTACACCATTGGGGTGTCCTCCGGCGCCGCCTTAGGTGCTGTCATCGTTATTTTTTTTCAATTAAGTTTGTTCGGTATGTTTACGCTGCCGTTGTTTGCCATCCTGGGCGGATTGTTTGCTTTATTCCTGGTATTCGGCATGACCCGCTTGTCGGGTAGAGGTCTGGCCATTGAAACCATTGTGTTAGCTGGGATAATCATCAGTGCCTTTATTGGATCACTTATCTCTTTGATTATGGCCTTGAGCGGCGAAGAGTTGCGCAGCATTTTGTTTTGGCTGTTTGGCAGTGTGGGCATGAGGGGCTGGCACTATGTGCTTTTGTTTCTGCCTTTTTTGGTGGTGGGGATAGTCCTGTTACTCATTCATCACCGGGATTTGAATGCCCTGGCTTTGGGTGAACATTCAGCTGCCCATGTGGGAGTGGAGGTCCGGCGAAGTAAGTTATTGATTTTGATCGGTGCCTCTCTTTTAACCGGATCGGCGGTGGCCGTGTCTGGCACGATTGGTTTTGTGGGGCTGGTTATTCCCCATGTGGTTCGTTTGCTTGCTGGGCCAGACCATAAGCATGTGCTGCCGCTGTCTATTTTGATCGGGGGCAGTTTCCTGGCTCTGACTGATCTGTTGGCCCGCACGCTGATTGCACCTCAGGAGTTGCCTGTTGGCGTGATCACGGCTTTGGTTGGTGCACCGGTTTTTGCTTTTCTCTTGCTGAGAGAACGAGCCGGAAAGGGGTTTGTACGATGA
- a CDS encoding histidine phosphatase family protein — translation MGTIQSVHLYLVRHGLTEWNREGRYYGHTDVPCLPEEWHLFDGLRSQLAALSFSRVYCSDLTRCRQTLHDLNPELAKIASYDHRLREYHFGVWEGRTHQELEHDPLYQAWLRNLETTAPPGGESMGQFRQRVSEWLREVLRPENLPARILTMTHGGVIRYLLYTWGVRASMWQSPINMGQAYVLELTRTERGWACTASWEVPSQGSALLSGHKQQVNS, via the coding sequence ATGGGGACTATTCAGTCTGTTCATCTGTATCTGGTTCGTCATGGGCTGACAGAGTGGAACAGGGAAGGACGCTACTATGGCCACACGGATGTCCCCTGTCTGCCTGAGGAGTGGCATCTGTTCGACGGTCTCCGCTCACAGTTGGCCGCACTCAGCTTCAGCCGGGTATATTGCAGTGATCTGACCCGCTGCCGGCAAACGCTGCATGATTTGAACCCGGAACTGGCCAAGATTGCCAGCTATGATCACCGTTTGCGAGAATACCACTTCGGTGTCTGGGAAGGCAGGACCCATCAGGAGCTGGAACATGATCCGCTTTATCAGGCGTGGTTAAGGAACTTGGAAACAACAGCCCCGCCTGGTGGAGAGTCAATGGGTCAATTTAGGCAGCGGGTAAGTGAGTGGCTGAGAGAGGTGTTAAGGCCGGAGAATCTACCGGCACGTATTTTAACGATGACTCATGGTGGTGTGATACGCTACCTGTTATATACATGGGGGGTGAGGGCCTCCATGTGGCAAAGTCCCATCAATATGGGGCAAGCTTATGTGCTGGAATTGACTCGGACTGAAAGGGGATGGGCATGTACTGCATCGTGGGAGGTGCCTTCTCAGGGAAGCGCGCTTTTGTCAGGACACAAACAACAGGTCAACAGCTGA